The following nucleotide sequence is from Trifolium pratense cultivar HEN17-A07 linkage group LG2, ARS_RC_1.1, whole genome shotgun sequence.
ATACAAATTCTTACTTGCATGCCAAGTTCACGGGTGGGCACCAAAACTAGTGCTTGAAAAGAAGATTTTTTAGTGTTGATGATGGAATAAATCAAAAGCAAGTATGCAAGTGTCTTCCCAGAACCTGTCTagataagaaataaaataaggttACACTTACACATCTCCCTTTTGTTATTACTTCATGGATGGAGATACAGAGAAAAGTATAATAGTAGCTAGCCACTTTTCATAACAAAGCATAATCAATAGTTACAGAACAGAAAACTAGACATGCCATGGTATCGCGGACTCCacatcgatttttttttaaacggccAAAAATAATTAGTTGTTAGTGTTAGTTTTTGACCTTGTGAGGACTTGAACTCTGAACCTTTGATCCTTAACTcctttaacccttagctcaaaccAACTACTCTAAACATTTATATTCAACTTCCCTTTGACTCTATTTGTTAACAAATTATTTCCCCTCCAAACCTAAGTTGTTCTTCTATCTCAGGTCACATAACAATTGAGAAATGAAGCTAAGCATAAATTATTGCATTGCATTCATGATTAGTGCCACAACACAACAACAGCAATAAGAAATGAGATTAAGAAAAATGAACCTGAGCATGAAGTATGCAATCATGGCCAGAAAAGAGATGAGGCAATGCTTGCTTCTGTACCTCTGTAGGCATTACATATCCAACCTCTTCCATCCTGAAACATATTACAGCAACCATAAAATTATGATGgaaagaaattgaaaagggAAAATAGTTGAAATTACATTACCTTTGCAGGAATTGGTCAGGTACGTGAGGTTGACATATATCTCTGAGAGTGGGAGTTGTAGGAGAAGGATTTGCAATGGCGGGTAGTGGAGTTGTTGTGAAGTTGGAGAAACGGTTAATGTGATTGGGAGAAAATAGTTTCAGAAAATGATTGTTGTTATGTGAACGAGGGATgtaacaagaagaagaagaagaagaaagaagacgaagaggatgaagaagaagaagatgtgATGATACTGAGAGAGTATTATTATGAGTGTCCATTATTATCAGAGATTGATTGATTATTCTTCTCTGTTTCTACCAAATTTTCAActtcatcaaatcaaatcaaatggtAAAGatgatgatgttttctctctccATCTCAGCTGAATCTTTTATatccccaatattccaattttggctttgcagaaaaattcgattcgcagaaaccaaatttttaccagtgcaaattcagagtaaatttcggtttttagaaaccgaaatttgtttttaaggcaaaaaaaaacttcaatttctacaaaccgaagtttttttaagggcaaaattggaaattcaggagataaaagattcacggggtgggggagagaaaacataaaTGATGATTTGCTCACAAACAGAATGGGCTGGATTTTGTACAGTTTGGGCTTATGTAATACGGCCCGTGAAAATTTCCATCATCTGTTTGGGTTTGATTAGGATGAAGATTTCTCTCCCCAcccgtgtttcttttctaccgtcgtttttccatttttgctcTTGAATAAATATTTCGGAACacgtttttcgaatttttttgcTTGGAAAAAAACTTCGAAATATTTTTTCCGAATTTGAATTAGAAAAacttcggaaaacacattccgaagtttttatacaagggcaaaaatggaaaaaaacagggtagaaaagaaatacCGGAGttgggaagagaaaaattcgaTTAGGATAGGCATGGCAACAAGAGGTGGATACCTTCCACATATTTGAGGTTTACGGATTCTGCAGGTTTGAATTTCCCTGATTTTAAAATACGGAGCAAAGTAGATAATAGAAGATTGGTATCCACTCTGAATTTGTTTCATTTGTTAAAAGGTATCTTAAATAATTCATATTCTATAAAGATGTTATTTAATAGGAATGTTTGAGAGAAGAAACGCAAGAATTGACaatgtgttaaaaaaatatttcatgttaATCTCTTTTTAGTGAAAACCAGTGGATAGTGAGTGTAAACAATTCTTctcttcaattttttgtaagaataagcTTTTTCCAAAAACTTAATACAAGaagaattgtgattttttttactttgttgaCTGttgttagaatttttaataattttaaacattGATTTGCATTTGATCACCAATAGTACATTGATTTGCATTATAAAGGAGTATTATCCGAATGCATATGTAATCCAAACACAACGCACTTTAATTAACGCAAAATATACATCCAAATTGAAGTTGATATACAATCCAACATGGACAGCTTATTGAAGGGACCATAACATAGCAACACCGTTTAATAACAAAACAGGCGAAGCCACAATTACTTCAGCAGACTAGTACTAAGCATTCACTATCATTCCACCTGCAAATTAACCACCCCATATTAGAATTacaatatataacaaaattaatgtCTCCCTCCGACCACAATTATATtgcattttttatattcattggTCTTGAATAACTGATCTATAAATCTATAAATCTATAATATATAgaagatacatcagttattcaataaatttgaaaaatacaaTGTGACCTGAGGGAATAAGACTTAAGATACGAAAACACTATACTAACACTGTCATGTTGACGTCGATAATAATATGATGAAATTGAATGTAATTACAAGTGTCCAAAACTCGACCATTTGAAgtgtaaaaataaaagagaggAACGCACCATTTGGATGGAGGACTTGGCCAGTAAAGTAGGAGGAATCCTGAAGAGAAGCCAAGAACAAATAACAAGGTGCAATCTCACAAGGCTGACCTGCTCGTTTCATTGGCACATCAGACCCCAAGTTTTGTATCATCTCAGCTGGCATGGTAGCTGGTTGAACTGGTGTCCAAACTGGACCTGGAGCTACAGCATTCACTCTTATTCCCCTGTTCACAAGCTGTTGAGCAAGACCTCTAGTGAATGCCACTATGGCTCCTTTGGTCGATGTGTAGTCCAATGTTTCTGCTTTCCCTGTATAGGCATTTACTGATGTTGAGTTTATGATTGAGCTCCCTTCTTTCATGTGCTTCAAAGCATGCCTGCACATTAATTAATCCATAATATGTTTCCTCTTTAAATTCACTCTCTAGTGTCTAGCCTAATAGACCAATACACTATTGGGATCCAAGTGTCGAATGAGTATAATATATTAAGtttttggctaaattgcacttttggcccctagCCAAGTCGGGGCATGTGGCAAGTGACAACTCGCGTGTCACGTCAGCATTTCTTGCTAGGTCAGCATATGTGGCAAGCTATATGCTCGACTCAGATATAGGATATCATGGATCACAACACTACTCCAAACAATACTACaatgtcaaaatcaaaatcTAGTTATACCTGACCAAGAAGAAGTGTGAAAAGATGTTGGTCCTGAAGACTCTTTCAAGCTGTTGTTCAGTGATATCCTCTATTGAGTTTTTGAGGTGCTGTTCAGCTGCATTATTAACAAGAATATCAATGTGTCCATATTCTTTGACAACAAATTCAACAACCTGTTTGCAATCCTCATCATATCCAATGTCAGCAGCAATTGCCAATGGTTCTTGTGCATCACTTGTCTTAGCTTCTAGCAACATCTTCAAAGTATCATCCTTGTCCCTGTCCTCAACACCCTTCACATATGTAAAGGTCACTGTTGCACCCTCTTTTGCAAATATTAGACACACTGCTCTTCCTATCCCTGAGTCACCTCCTGTCACCAATGCCACCTTTCCCTGTACAAAAAGAGAGTGCTATTAGATACAAAGAGACTATTGGTAACTTTtctttaaaaaagttgaatacttGAATGTGTGGATTGGTGTCTACCCTTAGTTTATTGGAGGGCTTGTGAACAGGATTTATGGTTTGTGGGAGTGGTTCCATGATATGTTCTTTTCCTGGCTGAGTTTTCTGGCTCTGAGGTGGGAACTTAGACTCattattatttgtcatttttgCAGGGTTTGAAACTGAAGTTAAGTATAGGATATGAGAAGAGAATCTGATCAATCTATATATGGACTTGAGTTAGAATCAGAATGTTTATATATGTTGAGAAGAGGTCTATTTTTGTAGGGACCCTAAAGGAGAGGAATAGGTGCTAAGTAGAATGTGATGGCATGCTATTGCCACGTACATATGCATGCTGCCAACGTGTCATATGTGAGACTCTCGTTCAAGGTTACTTTGGCCTAGCGGTGGAATGGTATGTATGTGACATTAACAATCAAAGATGAGCTTGTACACCTAGTTTCTTCATGCTCAAATTTTGTCCTTACTTAATGATGATGATCTATTCATGCTAGCTAGATGTTTTTTATCTAATGGTTTATGGTTTGaaaagaattaattaatgataagAATTATGAGAGACCGAAGATAAAAAGAGAAACAAACGTAGTCACTGATCAGTATAAGTAATTGAGTTCATTTAAGAGTTTGATTGAGATTCTGTTTTAAGACTATCAAATCTTTTgcatttgttgttttttgtttcactTTCATTAGCTTATAACTAGGTTCTGGGTTCAATCTCTGACTTGTCGTGTAGCAGTGTTAAAACACTTTTACGGAGTGCTTGCCACGCATTTGAATCCCACAAAGTTCAAAAGATTGGTTTATATAGTTGCGGTCCAAATATGATCGACTGCAGAGCAGTCACCTCTCTCCGAATGCACTGAATCTGAATTCGTTCTTAATTGTGGAGCTCATAATCTAAAAgttcaaaataaaaactatGGATTCAAACTATCCACCACTTATAGACGCTAATTTTTGGTGTTCTCACTTATGTGCGACTTCTTAATTTCCAACAAATAGTACAATGAATTAGGAAACTAGTGAAAACAGATAAATATCTAGCAATAAGCATAAAGTATGAACTGATTTGATGTTTCTTTGAATTTTCCATCATACCAAAAACATAGTTATTATACAAATTAAGTGgatacattattatatattacaaAAGGAGAAAACAAATTGGAAAGAGAACAAAGATATCAACTTATCAAACTAGATAACAACTTTCTCACACGGTGAAGGGTTACAAAATAAACCTTGCAGGGACCCTTGCCAGGTTGCTACTAATTATACTGGCATTCCTATGTACATAATGATTAACCATATATTATACATCAATCCTTGAAATTAACCATATATATAGAATTATCCATACTTAAACTTGGCAAAGTAACTAATTAATGATTAGTATATAATTATGCAATTTTGCagaaggatatatatatatatatatatatatatatatatatatatatatatatatatatatatatatatatcctcagccattatttataggtttgaaAGAATTTTGAGAAACTGTTCTTGTTGTATCTTGAGAAGATTGTTTCTGATATTTTGCATATGAAGATGGTCTTCCTTTTCTTTGCTTCCTTCTTGGTTGTGTTGACTGTGGAATAAACACACCTGTCCCTTTGCTTTGTCTTCTCAAAGCCACTTGCTCGTACATGAAATTTGACTGTGGAGGAGGATGTATTGCTCCATGGTAAGACTGAAAATTTGTTTAAGAATATTTATTAACATGGTAATTATCATCAACATAATTTATAAAACCTTTGTTTTATCAAAATTCAATAAattgggtggaacaattttttggccAGGCTTTACTTACATTGCGGCCGAACTCTAGACTACTAGGGTCCCTT
It contains:
- the LOC123909092 gene encoding NADPH-dependent aldehyde reductase 1, chloroplastic-like, with the protein product MTNNNESKFPPQSQKTQPGKEHIMEPLPQTINPVHKPSNKLRGKVALVTGGDSGIGRAVCLIFAKEGATVTFTYVKGVEDRDKDDTLKMLLEAKTSDAQEPLAIAADIGYDEDCKQVVEFVVKEYGHIDILVNNAAEQHLKNSIEDITEQQLERVFRTNIFSHFFLVRHALKHMKEGSSIINSTSVNAYTGKAETLDYTSTKGAIVAFTRGLAQQLVNRGIRVNAVAPGPVWTPVQPATMPAEMIQNLGSDVPMKRAGQPCEIAPCYLFLASLQDSSYFTGQVLHPNGGMIVNA
- the LOC123910285 gene encoding uncharacterized protein LOC123910285, with translation MEGGMELEDDLFFADLSKQISLLIMDEDEDPNTSCHPHTIQSYHGAIHPPPQSNFMYEQVALRRQSKGTGVFIPQSTQPRRKQRKGRPSSYAKYQKQSSQDTTRTVSQNSFKPINNG